A region from the Acidobacteriota bacterium genome encodes:
- a CDS encoding DNA-3-methyladenine glycosylase, with protein MTSRLFAGPALDVTRRLIGKRLVHETPDGITGGLIVEVEAYIGEDDPACHAAPGPTPRNVPLYGPPGISYVYFNYGVHWMVNVVAEPAGSPAAILIRAIEPEIGLDLMRARRARVRQGSPAGTVPSWTGRDADLCRGPGNLTRALAITGAQNQLPLTTGALRIESPSRAHRAWSIEWSPRIGIRVGTEHLWRAYVPGHPSVSGRPR; from the coding sequence GTGACCAGTCGATTGTTCGCCGGGCCAGCGCTCGACGTCACGCGACGGCTGATCGGGAAGCGACTCGTCCACGAGACGCCTGACGGCATCACCGGTGGATTGATCGTCGAGGTCGAGGCCTACATCGGCGAGGACGATCCCGCGTGCCATGCGGCACCGGGGCCGACCCCGCGGAACGTGCCGCTCTACGGACCGCCGGGAATCTCGTACGTGTACTTCAACTACGGCGTGCACTGGATGGTGAACGTCGTCGCCGAGCCGGCGGGATCGCCGGCCGCGATCCTCATTCGCGCCATCGAACCGGAGATCGGGCTCGACCTGATGCGCGCCCGCCGTGCGCGCGTCCGGCAGGGGAGTCCGGCAGGTACGGTGCCGTCATGGACGGGACGCGATGCCGATCTCTGTCGCGGCCCCGGGAACCTGACGCGTGCGCTGGCGATTACCGGTGCGCAGAATCAGTTGCCGCTGACCACGGGCGCCCTGCGCATCGAATCCCCGTCGCGCGCGCACCGCGCCTGGTCCATCGAATGGAGCCCGCGCATCGGCATCCGCGTGGGCACCGAGCACCTCTGGCGCGCATACGTCCCGGGACACCCGTCGGTGTCGGGACGACCGCGGTAA
- a CDS encoding HEAT repeat domain-containing protein yields MRIPRLMVAAVLAIGAAPVMAQDAAPRASYDQVVAQLKSPDAEVRRDALRALGATAYPEAIASISQVLTDPVDDIQLEAIYTLLSFYHVEKPEVLDRRKGLRVRPTSRLTAAAQRIYDLGPYGLIPQPVPIELTNGLAQSMFDLSPRVRLESVYALGVMARPPLDGYAADALTRLLQDPVEDIREASARVIGGLRVATAGDALVAALNDKSTRVATAAMRALGDIKAWQSLDALTTQFQHYNGKGPRAEAAFDALARIAHASSQPLFTAQLSSSSPNLRRLAAEGLARSGNREAAQQAGLALAGAKQTDVLLAGAFAAVVGGGLASGGVSTLVSALDNGANHEQAMAYLVELGPRAIPGLEQALGSSDVETRERATLVLGFIGGPEALTLLERARGDSDLRVVRAAERAIARLRQKAV; encoded by the coding sequence ATGCGCATTCCTCGATTGATGGTGGCGGCGGTGCTGGCGATCGGCGCTGCTCCGGTGATGGCGCAAGACGCGGCGCCGCGCGCGTCCTACGATCAGGTGGTCGCGCAGCTGAAATCACCCGACGCCGAGGTCAGACGCGATGCGCTGCGGGCGCTCGGCGCCACGGCGTACCCCGAGGCGATCGCGTCGATCAGCCAGGTGCTGACCGATCCCGTGGACGACATCCAGCTCGAGGCGATCTACACGCTGCTGAGCTTCTACCACGTCGAGAAGCCCGAGGTGCTCGACAGGCGCAAGGGCCTGCGCGTGCGGCCGACATCGCGGCTCACCGCCGCGGCGCAGCGCATCTATGACCTCGGCCCGTACGGGCTCATCCCGCAGCCCGTGCCCATCGAGCTGACCAACGGCCTCGCGCAGTCGATGTTCGACCTGAGCCCGCGCGTGCGCCTCGAATCCGTGTACGCGCTCGGTGTGATGGCCCGCCCGCCGCTCGACGGCTACGCGGCCGACGCGCTCACGCGCCTGCTGCAGGATCCCGTCGAGGACATCCGCGAGGCCTCGGCGCGCGTGATTGGCGGCCTGCGCGTGGCGACAGCCGGCGATGCCCTGGTGGCCGCGCTCAACGACAAGAGCACGCGCGTAGCGACCGCGGCGATGCGTGCGCTCGGCGACATCAAGGCGTGGCAGTCGCTCGATGCGCTCACCACGCAGTTCCAGCACTACAACGGCAAGGGTCCGCGCGCCGAGGCCGCGTTCGACGCGCTCGCACGCATCGCGCACGCGTCGTCGCAGCCGCTCTTCACCGCGCAGCTGTCCTCATCGTCACCGAACCTGCGCCGGCTCGCCGCCGAAGGACTCGCGCGAAGCGGCAACCGCGAAGCCGCGCAGCAGGCGGGCCTCGCGCTGGCCGGCGCGAAGCAGACCGACGTGCTCCTTGCCGGCGCCTTCGCCGCCGTCGTCGGTGGTGGCCTGGCGAGCGGTGGCGTGTCGACGCTCGTGAGCGCACTCGACAACGGCGCGAACCACGAGCAGGCGATGGCATACCTGGTGGAACTCGGGCCGCGCGCGATCCCCGGTCTCGAACAGGCGCTCGGCTCGTCGGACGTGGAAACGCGCGAACGCGCCACCCTCGTGCTCGGCTTCATCGGTGGCCCCGAAGCCCTGACCCTGCTCGAACGCGCCCGCGGCGACAGCGACCTCCGCGTTGTCCGCGCCGCCGAACGCGCGATCGCCAGGCTGCGCCAGAAGGCCGTGTGA
- the uvrA gene encoding excinuclease ABC subunit UvrA encodes MSTSPSAPIRDIVVKGARTHNLQHVDVTLPARKLIVITGVSGSGKSSLAFDTIYAEGQRRYVESLSAYARQFLERMERPDVDAIHGISPAIAIRQKNSIRNPRSTVGTTTEIHDYLRLLFARVGRTYCRNCGREVIRESAEVVAQRLATLPEGTRLLLGFEMPVVSLHVTGDEDARDEQDEAKSSARATKQDVRLSLEATLDTLRRRGFTRVLLDGEVQTLADVPMKALEGRARLDVIVDRVKVGPDVTGRITDSLEIAYQEGGGAAFAIEPGESGARQSEAVRHEFSERFECRACGIPYEVPQPRLFSFNHPFGACPTCHGFGNVMELDLGLVVPNPGKTLAQGAIDPWTKPQYRGYQMLLKRHGRDGKVRLDVPWAQLTEAERAFVVDGDGTYEGVRGFFAVLERKKYKVHVRVFLSRYRGYQICPDCHGSRLRREARDVQVQGLTIDRVGAMTVSDALAFFTGLSLSEREATIAAKLQAEIVKRLTFLSNVGLEYLTLDRLSSTLSGGESQRISLATSLGSALVGTLYVLDEPSIGLHPRDNLRLIQILRQLRDQGNTVLVVEHDADMIAVADEIIDMGLGAGELGGRVVYAGSLEGLRKDARSLTGKYLRDDLAIPIPSTRRKPTGQRLRVLGAAEHNLKDVDVEIPLGLFTVVTGVSGSGKSTLVHDVIHAGIKRAKGDWDKAVGACRRIEGIELVSDVVLVDQAPIGRTPRSNPVTYLKAFDPIRELFASTKDARTRGLTASSFSFNVPGGRCDACEGEGQVRVEMQFLADVFVPCDVCDGTRFRPQVLEVTYRGRNIHQVLDLTVHEALQFFNGLPKVLRRLQVLDEIGLGYLRLGQPATTLSGGEAQRIKIAAHLATQGGERVLYILDEPTTGLHFDDIAKLLAAFRKLLAAGHSLLVIEHNLDVIKTADWVIDLGPEGGHGGGSLVATGTPEAIAEIAASHTGRHLRAILQAAAM; translated from the coding sequence ATGTCTACCTCCCCCTCCGCGCCTATCCGGGACATCGTGGTGAAGGGGGCCCGCACGCACAACCTCCAGCACGTCGACGTCACGCTGCCGGCGCGCAAGTTGATCGTCATCACGGGCGTGTCGGGATCCGGCAAGTCGTCGCTCGCCTTCGACACGATCTACGCCGAAGGGCAGCGCCGCTACGTGGAGTCGCTCTCGGCCTACGCGCGGCAGTTCCTCGAGCGGATGGAGCGGCCCGACGTCGACGCGATTCACGGCATCTCGCCGGCCATCGCGATCCGGCAGAAGAACAGCATCCGCAACCCGCGCAGCACGGTGGGCACCACCACCGAGATCCACGACTACCTGCGCCTGCTGTTCGCGCGCGTCGGCCGGACGTACTGCCGCAACTGCGGGCGTGAGGTCATCCGTGAGTCGGCGGAGGTCGTCGCGCAGCGGTTGGCTACGCTTCCGGAAGGCACGCGTCTGCTCCTCGGCTTCGAGATGCCTGTCGTGAGCCTGCACGTGACGGGTGACGAGGACGCGCGGGACGAACAGGACGAGGCCAAGTCCAGCGCACGCGCGACGAAGCAGGACGTGCGGCTCTCGCTCGAAGCCACGCTCGACACCCTGCGCCGCCGCGGCTTCACGCGCGTGCTGCTCGATGGGGAGGTGCAGACGCTCGCCGACGTTCCCATGAAAGCCCTCGAAGGGCGCGCGCGGCTCGACGTGATCGTGGATCGCGTGAAGGTGGGGCCCGACGTCACGGGACGCATCACCGACTCACTGGAGATCGCCTATCAGGAGGGCGGTGGCGCGGCGTTCGCCATCGAACCCGGTGAGAGCGGCGCGCGACAGAGCGAGGCCGTGCGTCACGAGTTCTCGGAGCGGTTCGAGTGCCGTGCGTGCGGCATTCCGTACGAGGTGCCGCAGCCGCGGCTGTTCTCGTTCAACCACCCGTTCGGGGCCTGCCCGACGTGCCACGGCTTCGGCAACGTCATGGAACTCGATCTCGGACTGGTCGTGCCGAACCCGGGCAAGACGCTGGCGCAGGGGGCGATCGACCCGTGGACCAAGCCGCAGTATCGCGGCTACCAGATGCTCCTGAAGCGACACGGCCGCGACGGCAAGGTGCGGCTCGACGTGCCGTGGGCGCAGCTGACCGAGGCCGAGCGCGCCTTCGTTGTCGATGGCGACGGCACCTACGAGGGCGTGCGCGGGTTCTTCGCGGTGCTCGAGCGCAAGAAGTACAAGGTGCACGTCCGCGTGTTCCTGAGTCGCTACCGCGGCTACCAGATCTGTCCTGACTGCCATGGTTCGCGGCTGCGTCGCGAGGCGCGCGACGTGCAGGTGCAGGGACTCACCATCGATCGCGTGGGCGCGATGACGGTGAGCGACGCGCTCGCGTTCTTCACCGGACTGTCGCTGTCGGAACGCGAGGCGACGATCGCCGCCAAGCTCCAGGCAGAGATCGTGAAGCGCCTGACGTTCCTGAGCAACGTCGGGCTCGAGTACCTGACGCTCGATCGTCTGTCCTCCACGCTCTCGGGCGGCGAGTCGCAGCGCATCAGCCTGGCGACGTCCCTCGGATCGGCGCTGGTGGGCACGCTGTACGTGCTCGACGAACCGTCGATCGGCCTGCATCCGCGCGACAACCTGCGCCTCATCCAGATCCTCAGGCAGCTCCGCGATCAGGGCAACACCGTGCTCGTCGTCGAACACGACGCCGACATGATCGCCGTCGCCGACGAAATCATCGACATGGGGCTCGGCGCCGGCGAACTCGGTGGACGCGTGGTGTACGCGGGTTCGCTCGAAGGGCTGCGCAAGGATGCGCGCTCGCTGACGGGCAAGTACCTGCGCGACGACCTGGCGATCCCGATCCCTTCGACGCGGCGCAAGCCGACGGGGCAGCGCCTGCGTGTGCTCGGTGCCGCGGAACACAACCTGAAGGACGTCGACGTCGAGATTCCCCTCGGGTTGTTCACGGTGGTCACCGGCGTGTCCGGCTCCGGCAAGTCCACGCTCGTGCACGACGTGATTCACGCCGGCATCAAGCGCGCCAAGGGCGACTGGGACAAGGCCGTCGGAGCCTGCCGTCGCATCGAGGGCATCGAGCTCGTGTCGGACGTCGTGCTCGTCGATCAGGCACCGATCGGCCGCACGCCTCGGTCCAATCCCGTGACGTACCTGAAGGCGTTCGATCCGATCCGCGAGCTCTTCGCGTCGACCAAGGACGCCAGGACGCGCGGCCTCACGGCGAGCAGCTTCTCGTTCAACGTGCCCGGCGGACGATGCGATGCGTGCGAAGGCGAAGGGCAGGTGCGCGTCGAGATGCAGTTCCTGGCCGACGTGTTCGTGCCGTGCGACGTGTGCGACGGTACGCGCTTCCGTCCGCAGGTGCTCGAGGTCACGTATCGCGGCAGGAACATCCACCAGGTGCTCGACCTCACCGTGCACGAGGCCCTGCAGTTCTTCAACGGCCTGCCGAAGGTGCTGCGCCGGTTACAGGTGCTGGACGAAATCGGCCTCGGCTATCTTCGCCTCGGTCAGCCGGCGACGACGCTGTCTGGTGGAGAAGCGCAGCGCATCAAGATCGCCGCGCACCTTGCGACGCAGGGCGGCGAGCGCGTGCTCTACATCCTCGACGAGCCGACCACCGGCCTGCACTTCGACGACATTGCGAAGCTGCTCGCCGCGTTCAGGAAACTGCTCGCGGCAGGCCATTCGCTGCTCGTGATCGAGCACAACCTCGACGTCATCAAGACCGCCGACTGGGTCATCGACCTCGGCCCCGAAGGCGGCCACGGCGGCGGCTCCCTCGTCGCCACCGGTACCCCCGAAGCGATCGCCGAGATCGCCGCTTCGCACACGGGCCGACATCTGAGAGCCATCCTCCAGGCCGCAGCGATGTAG
- a CDS encoding glucosamine-6-phosphate deaminase, giving the protein MTITVHADAAAMGAAAAAEVAQAINDAVQARGRARIIVATGASQFTFLDALVARTDVPWAQVDAFHLDEYIGLPLAHKASFRKYLQERLFSRVPIGSALLLDGEGDVEAVRASAGAAISAAPIDVCCCGIGENGHLAFNDPPANFTTEDPYLIVDLDEACRRQQVGEGWFGSLDEVPKQALSMSVQQILKSRLICCIVPDERKSVAAQAAIEGPVTPHVPASILQTHANTRIFLDPPSASRLQAGTIASQT; this is encoded by the coding sequence ATGACGATCACAGTTCATGCGGATGCGGCGGCGATGGGAGCGGCGGCCGCGGCGGAGGTGGCGCAGGCCATCAACGACGCGGTGCAGGCGCGCGGGCGCGCGCGGATCATCGTGGCCACCGGCGCCTCGCAGTTCACGTTCCTCGATGCCCTCGTGGCGCGCACCGACGTGCCGTGGGCACAGGTCGATGCGTTCCACCTCGACGAGTACATCGGCCTGCCGCTCGCCCACAAGGCAAGCTTCAGGAAGTACCTGCAGGAGCGGCTGTTCAGCCGGGTGCCGATCGGCTCGGCGCTGCTGCTCGACGGGGAAGGCGATGTCGAAGCGGTCCGCGCGTCGGCAGGTGCCGCGATCAGCGCCGCCCCCATCGACGTGTGCTGCTGCGGAATCGGCGAGAACGGCCACCTGGCCTTCAACGACCCGCCGGCCAACTTCACGACGGAGGATCCGTACCTCATCGTCGATCTCGACGAGGCGTGCCGCCGACAACAGGTGGGCGAAGGCTGGTTCGGCAGCCTGGACGAGGTCCCGAAACAGGCCCTCAGCATGTCCGTGCAGCAGATCCTGAAGAGCCGCCTCATCTGCTGCATCGTGCCCGACGAACGGAAGTCCGTCGCGGCACAGGCCGCGATCGAAGGGCCTGTCACGCCGCACGTGCCCGCGTCGATCCTCCAGACGCACGCGAACACGCGGATCTTCCTCGATCCTCCTTCCGCATCGCGCCTGCAGGCAGGCACGATCGCCTCGCAGACGTAA
- a CDS encoding MFS transporter, whose amino-acid sequence MSSEPRKIPHLRWYIAILLCLASELNYLDRQALSVLATQIQKDVGFTDAQYGQITSAFLMSYSVMYLISGRILDLIGTRRGYLYFVTAWSIAAMSHALARTPFHFQVARFGLGAAEAAVIPGGVKAATEWFPVRERALAVGIFNAGTALGSTLAVPVIGAISLYFGWRAAFIVSGALGLLWLPLWAWLYHKPEDHSRITAEERALILADRSATETQAPPPMRVLIRMKETWGCVAARVLTDPISYLLNFWVLKYLEDVYAIPRTTLLAVGWLPYAALASGNIASGAIPRYLVTSLGFTVNRARKLVTFTVSATALVLFLALARIDSIAPYAASVGMDITTLALVCVTAAMFCHGAWGNVILPAEVFPARAVGSVTGLGGLLGSIAGVITQRIIGQVVEGAGYAPVFLVCASAYLIAFFLVVVLIGELGRIRDLKDA is encoded by the coding sequence GTGTCGAGCGAGCCGCGCAAGATCCCGCACTTGCGGTGGTACATCGCCATCCTCCTGTGCCTGGCGTCCGAACTGAACTACCTCGATCGCCAGGCGCTGTCGGTCCTCGCGACCCAGATCCAGAAGGACGTCGGCTTCACCGACGCGCAGTACGGCCAGATTACGTCGGCGTTCCTGATGAGCTACTCGGTCATGTACCTCATCAGCGGACGCATCCTCGATCTGATCGGGACGCGTCGCGGTTACCTGTATTTCGTGACGGCGTGGTCGATCGCGGCCATGAGTCATGCGCTCGCCCGCACGCCGTTCCACTTCCAGGTCGCGCGATTCGGCCTCGGCGCCGCTGAAGCCGCCGTCATCCCCGGTGGCGTGAAAGCCGCCACCGAGTGGTTCCCCGTCCGCGAGCGCGCGCTGGCCGTCGGCATCTTCAACGCCGGTACGGCGCTCGGCTCCACCCTTGCCGTGCCCGTCATCGGCGCCATCAGTCTCTACTTCGGCTGGCGTGCTGCGTTCATCGTCTCGGGCGCCCTGGGATTGCTGTGGCTCCCGCTGTGGGCGTGGCTGTATCACAAGCCCGAAGACCATTCCCGTATCACCGCCGAGGAACGCGCCCTGATCCTTGCCGACCGGTCGGCGACCGAGACGCAGGCGCCGCCGCCGATGCGCGTGCTGATCCGGATGAAGGAGACGTGGGGCTGCGTGGCGGCACGCGTGCTCACCGATCCGATCTCGTACCTCCTGAACTTCTGGGTGCTCAAGTACCTGGAAGACGTCTACGCCATTCCGCGGACGACGCTGCTGGCGGTCGGGTGGCTGCCGTACGCGGCGCTGGCAAGCGGCAACATCGCGTCTGGCGCGATCCCGCGCTACCTGGTGACGTCACTCGGCTTCACCGTCAACCGCGCGCGCAAGCTCGTGACGTTCACCGTGTCTGCCACGGCGCTCGTGCTGTTCCTCGCCCTCGCGCGCATCGACTCGATCGCGCCGTACGCGGCCAGCGTCGGCATGGACATCACCACGCTCGCGCTCGTGTGCGTGACGGCGGCGATGTTCTGTCACGGGGCCTGGGGCAACGTGATCCTGCCAGCGGAAGTATTCCCCGCGCGGGCCGTGGGGTCGGTGACAGGACTCGGCGGGCTGCTCGGGAGCATCGCCGGCGTGATCACGCAGCGGATCATCGGTCAGGTGGTCGAGGGCGCGGGATACGCGCCCGTCTTCCTCGTCTGCGCCTCCGCCTACCTCATCGCCTTCTTCCTCGTCGTCGTGTTGATCGGCGAGCTCGGGCGGATCAGGGACCTGAAGGATGCCTAG
- a CDS encoding N-acetylglucosamine-6-phosphate deacetylase produces MPSHRGPGLIDLQVNGFAGVDYNTDASTEAIAGSFDAMEGTGVGLCLPTIITSSFERFRDCARRILDTRHPIVAGLHMEGPYISPEDGFRGAHPRACVIPASMDDFRRRVDAADGQIRLLTLAAEVPGALAVIEGAVAMGVRVAIGHTNATTAQIADAVRAGATLSTHLGNGLPVTLPRHPNPIWDQLALDALHASLIVDGHHLPPATVAVMVRAKTPARTILVTDAMMAAGAPPGPYRIGDLEVVADASGRVAAPGSLTLAGSSLTMPAAVGHTAKWAAQDVAVAWAMGSIQPARYLGIAPRGQAEITWSDDWSRVEGVTFSGTT; encoded by the coding sequence ATGCCTAGCCATCGCGGGCCGGGGTTGATCGACCTCCAGGTCAATGGCTTTGCGGGTGTCGACTACAACACCGACGCCTCGACGGAAGCGATTGCCGGATCGTTCGACGCGATGGAGGGGACCGGCGTCGGCCTCTGCCTGCCGACGATCATCACCTCGTCGTTCGAGCGGTTTCGCGATTGCGCGCGGCGCATCCTCGACACACGGCATCCGATCGTCGCGGGCCTGCACATGGAGGGACCGTACATCTCGCCTGAGGACGGCTTCCGCGGCGCACACCCGCGTGCGTGCGTAATCCCGGCGTCGATGGACGACTTCAGGCGTCGCGTCGACGCAGCAGACGGGCAGATCCGCCTGCTCACGCTCGCAGCGGAAGTCCCCGGTGCGCTGGCCGTCATCGAAGGCGCCGTGGCGATGGGCGTGCGCGTGGCCATCGGGCACACCAACGCGACGACAGCGCAGATCGCCGACGCCGTGCGTGCCGGCGCGACCCTCTCGACGCACCTGGGCAACGGTTTGCCGGTCACGCTGCCCCGCCATCCGAATCCGATCTGGGACCAGTTGGCGCTCGACGCCCTGCACGCGTCGCTCATCGTGGATGGGCATCACCTGCCACCTGCCACGGTCGCCGTGATGGTGCGAGCCAAGACGCCGGCGCGCACGATCCTGGTGACAGACGCGATGATGGCCGCCGGCGCGCCGCCGGGTCCCTATCGCATCGGCGACCTGGAGGTTGTGGCAGACGCCTCGGGTCGCGTGGCGGCTCCGGGGTCACTCACGCTGGCTGGCTCCTCCCTGACGATGCCAGCCGCCGTGGGGCATACGGCCAAGTGGGCGGCACAAGATGTAGCGGTCGCGTGGGCGATGGGGTCAATTCAGCCCGCTCGCTACCTCGGAATCGCCCCTCGCGGTCAAGCGGAGATCACCTGGAGTGACGACTGGAGCCGGGTCGAAGGAGTGACATTCAGCGGCACCACATGA
- a CDS encoding PAS domain S-box protein, translating to MHTTPSKRWLNVYVCAVIATGLGLLFGALPTVRESPWVFAGLLVLSALLSALKIHVPLARGWATMSTSFAALFVAMLTAGFGPALVIAAVSGWVQSAFHSKTRSPLWRHLFNSMMLVLSVGAAGYAFLLLGGSLGGIEQDLRIGPLVGATAAYFITNSLIVSTAVALSTGQPVWRCWHDNFLWTAPGYFLTAAVVSLATLVAKYRAWDLVLFVLVPVAFIYHSYKVYFGRLHDEQKRVQAMADLHASARDDLAAEKERLAVTLRSIGDAVITADLQGRVTMLNVVAEELTGRNQDKAIGRAIDDVLCLWDPEGTMVQEVPVARILESGRMPEAETNASLIAPDGSRLSVNLTGAPMSDGEGQKVGVVLVVRDITESVRLTQERVRASKLESLGVLAGGIAHDFNNVLTAVVGNIALARSDETLSRETATWLEEAERACLRARTLTHQLLTFSRGGDPIKRPMHIGPLVDATVKFAVSGSSVRCSVDIAPDLWPVEADEGQIEQVVHNIVLNAKQAMPRGGHVHVTCSNARLAPTPDAPGVPRPYVRISVKDQGAGIPAEHLERIFDPYFTTKPSGTGLGLAVSHAVIKNHGGLLQAESAVGTGTVFHILLPRSVKRVAPVASPPIVAIPHGKGRVLVMDDDRSIASVTASMLRSLGYSPDIVSDGEMAVERYVQAMEAGDPYDVVVMDLTVPGGMGGAQALAELRGHDPQVCAVVMSGYADTGLLAEYQSVGFAGRLAKPFSLRDLAVTLHDLLTAAHRRVTH from the coding sequence GTGCACACCACACCATCCAAGCGCTGGCTGAACGTCTACGTCTGCGCCGTGATCGCCACGGGGCTGGGGCTGCTTTTCGGCGCCCTTCCCACGGTGCGCGAGTCACCGTGGGTGTTTGCCGGCCTGCTGGTCCTGTCGGCCCTGCTGTCGGCGCTCAAGATCCACGTTCCCCTGGCGCGCGGCTGGGCGACGATGTCCACGTCGTTCGCCGCGCTGTTCGTGGCGATGCTCACGGCCGGATTCGGGCCGGCCCTGGTCATCGCTGCCGTGTCGGGCTGGGTGCAGTCGGCCTTTCACAGCAAGACGCGCTCGCCGCTCTGGCGCCACCTGTTCAACAGCATGATGCTCGTGCTGTCGGTGGGCGCGGCCGGCTACGCCTTTCTGCTCCTCGGCGGCTCGCTCGGCGGCATCGAACAGGACCTGCGCATCGGCCCGCTGGTCGGCGCGACGGCCGCGTACTTCATCACCAACTCCCTCATCGTCTCGACGGCGGTGGCGTTGTCGACCGGGCAGCCCGTGTGGCGCTGCTGGCACGACAACTTCCTCTGGACCGCGCCGGGCTACTTCCTCACCGCGGCCGTGGTGTCGCTCGCGACACTGGTGGCCAAGTACCGCGCATGGGACCTGGTGCTGTTCGTCCTCGTCCCGGTCGCGTTCATCTACCACTCGTACAAGGTCTACTTCGGACGCCTGCACGACGAGCAGAAGCGCGTGCAGGCGATGGCCGACCTCCACGCGAGCGCGCGCGACGACCTGGCCGCCGAGAAGGAGCGCCTGGCCGTCACACTGCGCAGCATCGGTGATGCCGTCATCACCGCGGACCTCCAGGGGCGGGTGACGATGCTGAACGTGGTCGCGGAGGAATTGACGGGCCGCAACCAGGACAAGGCGATCGGCAGGGCCATCGACGATGTGCTGTGCCTGTGGGACCCGGAAGGCACCATGGTGCAGGAAGTGCCGGTGGCGCGCATTCTCGAGAGCGGGCGCATGCCCGAGGCCGAGACGAACGCGTCGCTCATCGCTCCCGATGGATCGCGGCTGTCGGTGAACCTGACCGGCGCGCCGATGTCGGACGGTGAAGGGCAGAAGGTGGGCGTGGTGCTGGTGGTGCGCGACATCACCGAGAGCGTGCGCCTCACGCAGGAGCGCGTGCGCGCGAGCAAGCTGGAGTCGCTCGGCGTGCTCGCGGGCGGCATCGCGCACGACTTCAACAACGTCCTCACCGCCGTCGTCGGCAACATCGCGCTGGCGCGCAGCGACGAGACGCTGTCGCGTGAGACGGCCACGTGGCTGGAAGAAGCCGAGCGCGCGTGCCTCCGCGCACGCACGCTGACGCATCAGTTGCTGACGTTCTCGCGCGGCGGCGATCCCATCAAGCGGCCGATGCACATCGGGCCGCTCGTTGACGCCACCGTGAAGTTCGCCGTGAGCGGGTCCAGCGTGCGCTGCAGCGTGGACATCGCCCCGGATCTGTGGCCGGTCGAAGCCGACGAGGGGCAGATCGAGCAGGTGGTGCACAACATCGTGCTGAACGCCAAGCAGGCGATGCCGCGCGGCGGGCACGTCCACGTGACGTGCAGCAACGCGCGTCTGGCGCCAACGCCCGACGCGCCGGGCGTACCGCGGCCCTACGTCAGGATCAGCGTCAAGGACCAGGGTGCCGGCATCCCCGCCGAGCATCTCGAACGCATCTTCGATCCGTACTTCACGACCAAGCCGTCTGGGACGGGCCTCGGGCTGGCCGTGTCGCACGCCGTGATCAAGAACCACGGTGGCCTGCTCCAGGCGGAGTCGGCGGTGGGCACGGGCACGGTCTTCCACATCCTGCTGCCACGGTCGGTCAAGCGCGTCGCCCCCGTGGCGTCGCCGCCCATCGTGGCGATTCCGCACGGCAAGGGCCGCGTGCTGGTGATGGACGATGACCGCTCGATCGCGAGCGTGACGGCGTCGATGCTGCGGTCGCTCGGATACTCGCCGGACATCGTGTCCGACGGCGAGATGGCCGTCGAACGCTACGTGCAGGCCATGGAAGCCGGCGATCCCTACGACGTGGTGGTGATGGACCTGACGGTGCCTGGCGGCATGGGCGGCGCGCAGGCCCTGGCCGAACTGCGCGGGCACGACCCGCAGGTGTGTGCCGTGGTGATGAGCGGCTACGCCGATACCGGGCTGCTGGCCGAGTATCAGTCTGTGGGCTTCGCCGGTCGTCTGGCGAAGCCCTTCTCCCTGCGCGACCTGGCCGTCACGCTGCACGACCTGCTGACGGCCGCGCACCGGCGGGTGACGCACTGA
- a CDS encoding DUF1080 domain-containing protein: MRFIHALSIALLLAPAGTATVAAQPAQPAAPPAQTRPAQRPPRPKLPGEQWVQLFNGKDLTGWQEIGKEKWVVEPGGILHGVAVTKAYGYLRTDKNYKDFQLAMQFKCDGDGNSGVFFHSEFEPGTPNITQGLQFEIDCQAMHHTGGLYGDGRNWIVWPKPEDEMVVRRGEWNEYVLTVVGNHYISRLNGVVLVDFVDPQPRSFDGGISLQLHSGGNGDMRFREIWVRDLSQR; the protein is encoded by the coding sequence ATGCGCTTCATCCATGCCCTCTCCATCGCCCTCCTGCTCGCCCCGGCGGGTACGGCCACCGTTGCCGCACAACCCGCACAGCCCGCGGCGCCGCCCGCGCAGACCAGGCCGGCCCAGCGTCCGCCGCGCCCGAAGCTGCCCGGCGAGCAGTGGGTGCAGTTGTTCAACGGCAAGGACCTCACGGGCTGGCAGGAGATCGGCAAGGAGAAGTGGGTCGTCGAACCCGGCGGTATCCTCCACGGCGTGGCGGTGACCAAGGCCTACGGCTACCTGCGCACCGACAAGAACTACAAGGACTTCCAGCTCGCCATGCAGTTCAAGTGCGATGGCGACGGCAACAGCGGGGTCTTCTTTCACTCGGAGTTCGAGCCCGGCACGCCCAACATCACCCAGGGCCTCCAGTTCGAGATCGATTGCCAGGCGATGCACCACACCGGTGGCCTCTACGGTGACGGCCGCAACTGGATCGTGTGGCCCAAGCCCGAAGACGAGATGGTCGTGCGGCGCGGCGAGTGGAACGAGTACGTCCTCACCGTGGTCGGCAACCACTACATCTCGCGACTGAACGGAGTCGTGCTCGTGGACTTCGTCGACCCGCAGCCGCGCTCGTTCGACGGCGGCATCTCGCTCCAGCTCCACTCGGGCGGCAACGGCGACATGCGCTTCCGCGAGATCTGGGTCCGCGACCTCTCGCAGCGGTAA